A window of the Sphaerobacter thermophilus DSM 20745 genome harbors these coding sequences:
- a CDS encoding lmo0937 family membrane protein, whose translation MLWAIIAILVILWLLGLLGSIGGSLIHLLLVVALVVLIVQLLSGRRAV comes from the coding sequence ATGTTGTGGGCTATCATTGCGATCCTGGTCATTCTTTGGCTCTTGGGGCTATTGGGGAGTATCGGCGGCAGCCTGATCCACCTGCTCCTGGTCGTGGCACTGGTCGTCTTGATCGTGCAGTTGCTGTCCGGCCGGCGCGCCGTCTAG
- the fabF gene encoding beta-ketoacyl-ACP synthase II — protein sequence MRCPRCQSITPAAANYCPQCGHALRDQAPSGRRRVVVTGVGAVSPLGLTAEETWRGLVDGRSGIRRIEGFDPSDLPVQIAGEVRGFSIGDWVDAKTARQMARFTQFAVAAAGMALQDGRLDPGSIDPCTAAVIMGTGAGGMATILEAQEVAQRRGLMRVSPFFMTTFPHNLPAYHIAQTFRFLGPSLTVSTACATGAQAIGEAMEVIRSGRADVALAGGTEHAIFPLFVASFAVQRAASTRNDEPERASRPFDANREGFVIGEGAAVLLLEAEEHALARGATIYAEVAGSGSSNDGYHPIAPDPEGVGAARAITAALADAGIEPSEVDYINAHAASTPLGDKAETIAIKRALGERAAEIPISSAKSMIGHLMGAAGAIEAMATVLTIRDQIIHPTINYETPDPECDLDYVPNVARRASVRVAISNSFGLGGQNACLVFRRYEPAEAR from the coding sequence GTGCGCTGTCCGAGATGTCAGTCGATCACACCGGCCGCCGCCAACTATTGTCCGCAGTGCGGTCATGCGTTGCGCGATCAGGCGCCCTCGGGGCGGCGCCGGGTCGTCGTCACGGGCGTCGGCGCGGTCTCGCCGCTGGGGCTGACAGCCGAGGAGACCTGGCGCGGCCTGGTCGACGGCCGCTCGGGGATCCGCCGCATCGAGGGCTTCGACCCGAGTGACCTCCCGGTGCAGATCGCGGGGGAGGTGCGCGGGTTCAGCATCGGCGATTGGGTCGACGCCAAGACAGCGCGGCAGATGGCGCGCTTCACCCAGTTCGCCGTCGCGGCAGCGGGCATGGCGCTGCAAGACGGGCGGCTCGACCCCGGATCGATCGACCCGTGCACTGCGGCGGTCATCATGGGCACCGGTGCGGGCGGCATGGCCACGATCCTGGAGGCCCAGGAGGTGGCCCAGCGGCGGGGGCTGATGCGCGTCTCCCCGTTCTTCATGACGACCTTCCCCCACAACCTCCCGGCCTACCACATCGCCCAGACGTTCCGCTTCCTCGGGCCAAGCCTGACCGTCTCCACCGCCTGCGCCACCGGCGCCCAGGCGATCGGGGAGGCGATGGAGGTGATCCGGAGCGGGCGGGCCGACGTGGCGCTCGCGGGCGGGACGGAGCACGCGATCTTCCCGCTGTTCGTCGCGAGCTTCGCAGTGCAGCGCGCCGCTTCGACCCGCAACGACGAGCCGGAGCGCGCCAGCCGGCCCTTCGACGCCAACCGGGAGGGCTTCGTGATCGGTGAGGGAGCGGCTGTCCTGCTGCTCGAGGCGGAAGAACACGCACTGGCCCGCGGCGCTACGATTTATGCTGAAGTGGCCGGCTCCGGCAGCAGCAACGACGGGTACCACCCGATCGCCCCGGACCCGGAGGGCGTCGGCGCTGCCCGCGCGATCACAGCGGCGCTCGCCGACGCGGGGATCGAGCCGTCCGAGGTGGACTACATCAACGCCCACGCGGCCAGCACCCCGCTGGGCGACAAAGCGGAGACAATCGCGATCAAGCGGGCGCTGGGGGAGCGCGCCGCCGAGATCCCGATCAGCTCCGCCAAGTCGATGATCGGCCACCTGATGGGCGCGGCGGGGGCGATTGAGGCCATGGCTACCGTCCTCACCATCCGTGACCAGATCATCCACCCGACGATCAACTACGAGACGCCCGACCCGGAGTGCGACCTGGACTACGTGCCCAACGTGGCGCGCCGCGCGTCCGTGCGGGTCGCCATCTCCAATTCATTCGGTCTGGGTGGACAGAACGCCTGCCTGGTCTTCCGCCGCTACGAGCCGGCGGAGGCACGTTAG
- the apbC gene encoding iron-sulfur cluster carrier protein ApbC produces MVDTGLTREQVIDALRPVQDPEIGRSLVDLGMIKDVAIEGGRVHVHVELTTPACPLRGRIETDVRNAVTALPGVSEVSVQFSARVRAAGSGMPDRQPLPGVKNTIAVASGKGGVGKSTVAVNLAIALAQDGASVGLLDADVYGPSIPIMMGVSHRPTMRDGKIVPLDAFGVKVMSVGFILDPEKALIWRGPLVSQLISQFLSDVDWGELDYLVIDLPPGTGDAQLTLVQRIPLSGAVIVTTPQDVALADAVKGLAMFREVKTTILGIIENMSYFVCPHCGGRSEIFGFGGGERTATRHDVPLLGQIPLEGSIRQGGDIGFPIVVSDPDSAPAVAFREAARQAAARLAVEAARKPRRPRIMLRPTT; encoded by the coding sequence ATGGTGGACACAGGGTTGACCCGCGAGCAGGTGATTGATGCCCTGCGCCCGGTCCAGGATCCGGAGATTGGGCGGAGTCTCGTCGATCTCGGGATGATCAAGGATGTGGCGATTGAGGGCGGTCGGGTCCACGTCCACGTCGAGTTGACCACGCCGGCGTGTCCGCTGCGCGGGCGAATCGAGACGGACGTGCGCAACGCCGTGACGGCCTTGCCGGGGGTGTCCGAGGTCAGCGTCCAGTTTTCCGCCAGGGTCCGCGCTGCCGGAAGCGGCATGCCGGATCGCCAGCCGCTCCCCGGGGTGAAGAACACCATCGCGGTTGCCAGCGGCAAGGGGGGCGTTGGCAAGTCCACCGTGGCGGTGAATCTCGCCATCGCGCTGGCGCAGGACGGCGCCTCGGTCGGCCTGCTGGATGCCGACGTGTACGGGCCGAGCATCCCGATCATGATGGGCGTCTCGCACCGCCCGACGATGCGGGACGGCAAGATCGTGCCGCTGGACGCCTTCGGGGTGAAGGTCATGTCGGTCGGGTTCATCCTCGACCCGGAGAAGGCACTCATCTGGCGCGGTCCGCTGGTTTCCCAGCTCATCAGCCAGTTCCTCAGCGATGTCGACTGGGGCGAGCTGGACTACCTGGTGATCGACCTGCCGCCCGGCACCGGTGACGCGCAGCTCACTCTCGTGCAGCGCATCCCCCTCTCCGGCGCGGTGATCGTCACGACGCCCCAGGATGTGGCACTCGCGGACGCGGTCAAGGGGCTGGCCATGTTCCGCGAGGTCAAGACGACGATCCTGGGGATCATCGAGAACATGAGCTACTTCGTCTGCCCGCACTGCGGCGGGCGCTCCGAGATCTTCGGGTTCGGCGGCGGCGAGCGCACCGCGACGCGCCACGACGTGCCGCTGCTGGGACAGATCCCGCTGGAGGGCTCGATCCGGCAGGGCGGCGATATCGGGTTCCCAATCGTGGTATCGGACCCGGATTCGGCGCCCGCGGTGGCCTTCCGCGAAGCCGCGCGCCAGGCGGCTGCACGGCTGGCGGTCGAGGCGGCGCGCAAGCCACGCCGACCGCGCATCATGCTCCGCCCGACGACCTAG
- the speB gene encoding agmatinase, with translation MGRYEPINALESPRFSGLRTFARLPHVRDLAGVDVAVFGIPFDTATTFRTGARFGPAAVREMSAMLRTYNPSLDVNVYDYLSVVDYGDLPTVPGYIEDTYDRVVAAMEPILAENVFPVGIGGDHSVTLAELRAIARRYGPVGFIQFDSHGDTWDEYFGRKYNHGTPFRRAVEEGLIDTSRAIQVGMRGSLYGPGDLQQSRDLGFELWTTDDVRREGLPAVLEAIRRRVGSGPVFLTFDIDFVDPSFAPGTGTPEIGGFTSREAQELVRGLVGIDFVGMDLVEVLPAHDPSGITALIAANVIFEFLSVLAVNRRERAR, from the coding sequence GTGGGCCGCTACGAACCGATCAACGCTCTGGAGAGCCCGCGCTTCAGCGGACTGCGCACCTTCGCCCGCTTGCCGCATGTGCGCGATCTGGCGGGCGTCGACGTCGCAGTGTTCGGCATCCCCTTCGACACCGCCACCACCTTCCGCACGGGAGCCCGCTTCGGGCCGGCTGCGGTGCGCGAGATGTCGGCCATGCTGCGCACCTACAACCCGTCGCTCGACGTCAACGTGTACGACTATCTCTCGGTGGTGGACTACGGCGATCTGCCGACGGTCCCGGGCTACATCGAAGACACCTACGACCGGGTCGTCGCGGCGATGGAGCCGATCCTGGCGGAAAATGTGTTCCCGGTTGGGATCGGCGGTGACCACTCGGTGACGCTGGCCGAACTGCGGGCGATCGCGCGGCGCTACGGGCCGGTGGGCTTTATCCAGTTCGACTCGCACGGTGACACCTGGGACGAGTATTTCGGGCGGAAGTACAACCACGGCACCCCCTTCCGCCGGGCGGTGGAGGAGGGGCTGATCGACACGTCCCGGGCCATCCAGGTCGGCATGCGCGGTTCGCTCTACGGGCCGGGGGACCTGCAGCAGTCGCGCGACCTCGGCTTCGAACTCTGGACCACCGACGACGTGCGCCGCGAGGGGCTGCCCGCCGTGCTGGAAGCGATCCGGCGGCGGGTCGGGTCCGGCCCGGTCTTCCTGACGTTCGACATCGACTTCGTCGATCCCAGCTTCGCTCCCGGCACCGGGACACCGGAGATCGGTGGCTTCACCAGTCGCGAGGCGCAGGAGCTGGTGCGTGGACTGGTGGGGATCGACTTCGTGGGCATGGACCTCGTCGAGGTGCTGCCGGCTCACGACCCAAGTGGGATCACCGCGCTGATTGCCGCCAATGTCATCTTCGAGTTCCTGAGCGTGCTGGCGGTCAACCGGCGCGAGCGCGCCCGCTAG
- a CDS encoding DUF2249 domain-containing protein, producing the protein MSETAPEPILASWKVNEVISRYPHLVDELVKLNPTFRLLRNPVMRRVQSRLVTVEQAAAIGGMEPAELVRALNRAIGIEVPDEQPADQLASATTADVPPWVGNVPIDAEVDARPMQREGREPFSAIMAAARSTAPGHAFRLWNTFEPIPLYDVLGQRGFVHYARQHGPEDWEILFFHAGGRRRHAAPQSQPAADAPALDWESPSATVTIDVSDLVPPEPMIRIMEALEALPVGGTLLVHHVRRPMHLYPRLDALGYRHETRELGPGRVELLIEKTANVEAQ; encoded by the coding sequence ATGAGTGAGACGGCACCGGAGCCGATCCTGGCCTCCTGGAAGGTGAATGAGGTCATCAGCCGGTACCCACACCTGGTGGATGAGCTGGTGAAGTTGAACCCCACCTTCCGCCTGCTGCGCAACCCGGTCATGCGTCGGGTCCAGAGCCGGCTCGTGACGGTAGAACAGGCCGCGGCGATCGGCGGCATGGAGCCGGCCGAGTTGGTGCGGGCGCTGAACCGCGCCATCGGGATCGAAGTCCCCGACGAGCAGCCCGCGGATCAGCTGGCTAGTGCCACGACGGCGGACGTGCCGCCCTGGGTCGGGAACGTGCCGATCGATGCCGAGGTCGATGCCCGGCCGATGCAGCGGGAGGGGCGGGAGCCGTTCAGCGCGATCATGGCTGCCGCGCGCAGCACCGCGCCCGGGCACGCGTTCCGCCTCTGGAACACGTTCGAGCCGATCCCGCTCTACGACGTGCTCGGGCAGCGCGGCTTCGTCCACTATGCCCGGCAGCACGGTCCTGAGGACTGGGAGATCCTCTTCTTCCATGCCGGTGGGCGGAGGCGTCACGCGGCACCGCAATCACAGCCGGCCGCGGACGCTCCGGCGCTTGATTGGGAATCCCCGAGCGCCACGGTGACGATCGACGTGAGCGATCTGGTGCCGCCCGAGCCGATGATCCGGATCATGGAAGCGCTCGAAGCGCTGCCTGTCGGTGGCACCCTGCTGGTGCACCACGTCCGGCGGCCGATGCACCTCTACCCACGGCTCGACGCGCTCGGCTACCGTCATGAGACGCGCGAGCTCGGCCCGGGACGGGTTGAACTGCTGATCGAGAAGACCGCCAACGTGGAGGCCCAATGA
- a CDS encoding metal-sulfur cluster assembly factor yields MGEPAVTSFLLNPETVLAALYEVYDPELGVNVVDLGLVYGVEVDGRQVRVTMTLTTPGCPLHDSIATAVEEAVRTYAPVVQDVVVDLVWDPPWGPEMITPAGRRELGWE; encoded by the coding sequence GTGGGTGAACCTGCGGTGACATCGTTCCTGCTCAACCCGGAGACGGTTCTTGCGGCGCTCTATGAGGTCTACGACCCAGAGCTGGGCGTCAACGTGGTCGACCTTGGCCTCGTGTACGGGGTGGAGGTCGACGGGCGCCAGGTGCGCGTGACCATGACGCTGACCACGCCAGGGTGCCCGTTGCACGACAGCATCGCGACGGCGGTCGAGGAGGCGGTGCGGACCTACGCTCCGGTCGTACAGGACGTCGTGGTCGATCTCGTTTGGGACCCGCCCTGGGGCCCGGAGATGATCACGCCGGCCGGGCGTCGTGAGCTGGGCTGGGAATAG
- a CDS encoding DUF2249 domain-containing protein, with translation MTLKTPETPEAPETVTLDVREIAPRDRHALIFRQFLDLAPGESMRLVNDHDPKPLYYQLMAEYPGQAGWAYIESGPEVWQVRITRLTR, from the coding sequence GTGACGCTAAAGACCCCGGAGACGCCGGAAGCCCCGGAGACGGTAACGCTGGACGTGCGCGAGATCGCACCGCGCGACCGGCATGCGTTGATCTTCCGGCAGTTCCTCGACCTGGCGCCGGGCGAGAGCATGCGACTGGTCAACGACCACGACCCGAAGCCGCTGTATTACCAGCTCATGGCGGAGTACCCCGGCCAGGCTGGCTGGGCGTACATCGAGTCCGGCCCCGAGGTGTGGCAGGTACGCATTACGAGGCTGACCCGCTGA
- a CDS encoding PspC domain-containing protein, whose amino-acid sequence MEKSRGLYRSREHRLVAGVAGGLAERFGVPVWLMRVLWLLLLLPGGLPGLVPYIILWILIPEEPES is encoded by the coding sequence ATGGAGAAATCGCGCGGACTGTACCGCTCGCGGGAGCACCGGCTCGTCGCCGGGGTCGCAGGTGGCCTCGCCGAACGGTTCGGCGTGCCGGTCTGGCTGATGCGGGTCTTGTGGCTGCTCCTGCTGCTGCCGGGCGGCCTGCCGGGGCTCGTGCCCTACATCATCCTCTGGATCCTGATCCCTGAGGAGCCTGAGAGCTAA
- a CDS encoding DUF1989 domain-containing protein, with protein sequence MVLKRSEILAGRMPIRAAQVRPQSPIAFPMKEGQFLQITDMQGQQVCDFVCFNRHDIDEYLSTAHTRGINNSMMLIKGMSLYSNRRNPMMVLLDDSVGRHDMLMPACDRLRYLNDYGIEDHPNCRDNFASVLGPYGIHYDHIPDPINWFMHVGLKARGELEIREPLSEANDYVLLRAQMDLIVAVSACPQDQNATNAFHPTDILIRVYA encoded by the coding sequence GTGGTGCTCAAGCGCAGCGAAATCCTGGCCGGGCGGATGCCGATCCGGGCCGCCCAGGTGCGGCCACAGTCGCCAATCGCCTTCCCGATGAAGGAGGGGCAGTTCCTGCAGATCACCGATATGCAGGGGCAGCAGGTCTGCGACTTCGTCTGCTTCAACCGGCACGACATCGACGAGTACCTGTCGACCGCCCACACCCGGGGCATCAACAACTCGATGATGCTGATCAAGGGCATGAGCCTGTACAGCAATCGCCGCAACCCGATGATGGTGTTGCTGGACGACTCCGTGGGGCGTCACGACATGCTCATGCCGGCCTGCGATCGCCTGCGCTATCTGAACGACTATGGGATCGAGGACCACCCGAACTGCCGGGACAACTTCGCCTCGGTGCTAGGGCCGTACGGCATCCACTACGACCACATCCCCGATCCGATCAACTGGTTCATGCACGTGGGGCTCAAGGCGCGGGGCGAGCTGGAGATCCGCGAGCCGCTGTCCGAGGCGAACGACTACGTGCTGCTGCGGGCGCAGATGGACCTGATCGTGGCGGTGTCGGCGTGCCCGCAGGACCAGAACGCCACCAACGCCTTCCACCCGACCGACATCCTCATCCGCGTCTACGCCTAG
- a CDS encoding response regulator: protein MLERDPAGSEGGHVARILIVDDDPAIRTLLDELLREEGYSTVLACDGQSAIEQARATQPHLILMDLMLPVLDGATAIRVLKSDPRTNQIRIIAMSAGHNLRLQADDLPADGVLSKPFDLDALLAHVAVYTRHVANHEQSEVAGA from the coding sequence ATGCTGGAGCGCGATCCCGCGGGATCAGAGGGAGGTCATGTGGCGCGCATCCTCATCGTCGACGACGATCCCGCGATCCGGACACTGCTCGACGAGCTGCTGCGGGAGGAAGGCTACTCAACGGTCTTGGCCTGTGATGGGCAGTCTGCGATCGAGCAGGCGCGCGCCACGCAACCGCACCTGATCTTGATGGACCTGATGCTTCCGGTGCTTGACGGTGCCACAGCCATCCGGGTTCTGAAGAGCGATCCTCGCACGAACCAGATCCGGATCATCGCCATGTCGGCCGGCCACAACCTGCGCCTGCAAGCGGATGACCTCCCGGCCGACGGCGTGCTCTCGAAGCCATTCGATCTCGACGCGCTGCTGGCCCATGTCGCCGTGTATACGCGCCATGTCGCCAACCATGAGCAGTCAGAAGTCGCCGGAGCCTGA